The Coffea arabica cultivar ET-39 chromosome 3c, Coffea Arabica ET-39 HiFi, whole genome shotgun sequence genome contains a region encoding:
- the LOC140037912 gene encoding uncharacterized protein, translating to MDKTWMKISNRKDKAYELGVKNFLNYTRWIHHGEQFRHQNCGDSTEHGDGEEDSVTEDLNDMLHDIGTAQWGDNWAGREESTDDSLNANHSDIDNFPKLLEDAKKELYPGNHFYSKLSFVVTLLHLKTMSGWTIKSFNALLEIFRHALPPEATVPKSFADAEKLIRDLGFKSEKIHACVNDCVLFRKENENLDTCPNLNCKEPRYKMAGSRVPRKVLRYFPLKPRLQRLYTHKEIASDMRWHKEKCVHDDNIMRHPVDSEVWKHFDRLHPDFAVDPRNVRLGLATDGFNSFGTMSSAYSIWPIYLVPYNLPPWKCMRDPFFFLSMLIPRPKSPGNEIDVYMEPLIDELNEMWLGVETYDAYSGKKFDLRAALLWIINNFPAYAMLSGWSTKGYQACPICMVETTCIHLPHQKKLCYTGHRRFLPIDHSWRREKKPFDGNVDFRNPVAPLSGNEILDQVQNMEVNFGKTKAQSNAKKRKRSESEAVIATIMDIENKTKDHWLCRQDLKDLGLKKELHLIPNGDSYIMPHACYSLTKEEKKKACEFLNSVKYPDGFASNICRCIKNGQFQISGMKGHDFHIFIQRLLPLAIRGSLTKEVRQVLFELSEFFKKLCARTLHREVLEELGQKIAVILCKLERLFPPAFFDIMMHLMVHLPAEAILGGPAQYRWMFPFER from the exons ATGGATAAAACTTGGATGAAGATTAGCAATAGGAAGGACAAGGCTTATGAACTCGGAGTCAAAAATTTCCTCAA CTACACAAGATGGATACACCATGGGGAACAATTTCGACACCAAAATTGTGGGGATAGTACTGAACATGGGGATGGAGAGGAGGATAGTGTTACTGAAGATTTAAATGACATGTTGCACGACATTGGGACAGCACAATGGGGGGACAATTGGGCTGGTAGGGAAGAATCAACGGATGATAGTCTAAATGCGAATCATAGTGACATAGATAACTTTCCTAAATTGTTAGAAGATGCAAAAAAGGAGCTGTATCCAGGGAATCATTTTTACTCAAAGCTATCCTTTGTAGTCACTTTGCTCCATTTGAAAACAATGAGCGGGTGGACTATAAAGTCCTTCAATgcattgctggaaatttttagGCATGCACTACCTCCTGAAGCCACAGTTCCCAAGTCTTTTGCTGATGCTGAGAAACTCATTCGAGACTTAGGTTTTAAATCTGAAAAAATCCATGCTTGTGTCAATGATTGTGTTCTCTTCCgcaaggaaaatgaaaatttagacACTTGTCCAAATCTAAATTGTAAAGAACCTCGCTACAAGATGGCAGGTTCAAGAGTTCCACGCAAAGTTTTGCGTTACTTTCCTTTGAAGCCTAGGCTGCAACGATTATATACCCACAAAGAAATAGCTTCAGATATGAGATGGCATAAAGAAAAGTGTGTGCATGATGATAACATCATGCGGCATCCAGTAGACAGTGAAGTATGGAAACACTTTGATAGGTTGCATCCGGACTTCGCCGTTGATCCTAGAAATGTGAGGTTAGGTCTTGCAACTGATGGTTTCAATTCTTTTGGGACCATGAGTAGTGCTTATAGCATCTGGCCTATTTATCTAGTGCCATACAATCTGCCCCCTTGGAAGTGTATGAGagatcctttctttttcctatcAATGCTAATTCCTAGGCCTAAATCCCCGGGAAATGAGATTGATGTTTACATGGAGCCTCTAATAGATGAACTGAATGAAATGTGGCTTGGTGTTGAAACATATGATGCATATAGTGGCAAGAAATTTGACCTCCGGGCAGCTTTACTATGGATTATaaataattttccagcttatGCAATGCTGTCCGGATGGAGTACGAAAGGGTATCAAGCATGTCCTATTTGCATGGTTGAGACAACTTGCATACATTTACCACACCAAAAAAAGTTGTGTTACACAGGTCATCGCCGTTTCTTACCCATTGACCATTCTTGGCGGCGAGAAAAAAAACCTTTCGATGGCAATGTGGACTTTAGGAATCCTGTTGCACCTTTATctggaaatgaaattttggatcaGGTACAAAATATGGAGGTAAATTTTGGGAAGACCAAGGCGCAATCCAATGCAAAGAAACGCAAGCGTTCTGAGAGTG AGGCTGTCATTGCCACAATTATGGATATTGAAAACAAAACCAAAGACCACTGGTTGTGTCGTCAAGATTTGAAGGATTTGGGTTTGAAAAAAGAGCTACATTTGATTCCAAATGGTGACTCTTATATCATGCCACATGCCTGTTACAGCCTAAccaaggaggagaaaaaaaaagcatgtGAGTTCTTGAATTCTGTCAAATATCCAGATGGGTTTGCCTCTAACATTTGCCGATGTATAAAGAATGGCCAGTTTCAAATTTCTGGAATGAAAGGTCATGACTTCCACATTTTCATACAAAGGCTACTCCCACTTGCAATCCGtggaagtttaacaaaagaagtTCGGCAAGTGCTATTCGAGTTAAGTGAATTCTTCAAAAAATTATGTGCTAGAACATTACATAGAGAGGTTCTGGAGGAGTTAGGCCAAAAAATTGCAGTCATCTTATGTAAATTAGAGAGGTTGTTCCCTCCAGCTTTCTTCGATATAATGATGCATTTGATGGTTCACTTGCCTGCTGAAGCTATCCTTGGCGGTCCAGCGCAATATCGTTGGATGTTCCCATTTGAGAGATAG